In the Commensalibacter melissae genome, TCATTATAGGTTTGGGAATTAGTGCATGCGGGGGACTTTTAACAATTTTGGCTTTATTGTTTATCCATCAACCTCTTATGGCATTAATAATCATCCTTCTAGGCCGCTTTTGCATGGGTATTTCAGAAAGCTGGGCATCAACAGGTGTTAATGTCTGGAATATCGGCAGAGTAGGAATTGAAAACGCAACCCATGTCATATCATGGAATGGCGTAACCACTTATGGCGGCATGGCTATTGGTGCCCCCTTAGGGGTTTATCTTGCTTCACAACCCATCGGTTTTATTGGAGGGTTATCTGGATTTTCTATTCTTACTGTCATTCTGGCTTCAGCATCAATGCTTCTAGCATCAACCTATCCAGCCATCATTCCCGTTCCAACCGCTAGACGTTTACCTTTTACCAAGGTTTTCAAACGAATTTCAACTTACGGCTGCTGTCTTGGTTTATCAACTATCGGATTTGGCAGTATTCAAACTTTCATTGCCTTATATTTTATTAGCAACCACTGGACAGGATCTGCCATTGCCTTGACAATTTTTGGCGTTTCCTTTGTCATGATCCGATTTATTTTCAAAAATTCACTTTTAAAATATGGTGGTTATATTGTCTCTATCATCTCCCTAATTACAGAAACCGTTGGTCTTCTTCTGCTTGCCACACAAACCTCAATAATTGGTGCATATATCGGAGCGGCCTTGACAGGATGTGGTTTTTCACTCATCTATCCAGCCTTGGGTGTTATTGCCATATCAAAAGTCAGTAGTGAAAATAAAGGGGCGGCTCTTGCCTCATTTTCTTTATTTCTGGATATGGCCCTTTTTATTTCCGGTCCCCTACTGGGTCTAATCCAAAGTCATCTTGGATATGATTATCTTTATTTGTCAGCCAGTTTTTTTGCTTTTTGTAGTGTTCTGTTAACCTATGGGCTATATTATCAGAATAAAAAATCCTCTATTTAACGATGATATATTAAAGAAAATTTCATGACTCATTACAATTACTCAATTACCGTTTTCTGCGGTTCAAAATGCGGAAACAAATCCATCTACATTCAGGCGGCAAAAGAATTGGCAAGCCATTTTGTTCACAATCAATTACGACTTGTCTTTGGCGGTGGCAGTGTGGGATTGATGGGAATAATATCAAATACCATGATTGACCTTGGTGGATCCGTCAAAGGTATTATCCCGCAATTCCTTATCAAAAAAGAGGGACAACATTCTCGTGTAAATGATTTAACAGTTACCGAAGATATGCATTCCAGAAAAAAGATTCTTTATGACGAAGGAGATGCCTATCTGATTATGCCTGGAAGTATCGGGACTTTTGACGAATTCTTTGAAATACTTACTTGGCGCTATCTAAAGCTCCATAATAAACCGATCATCATTGTAAATGTCGATAATTGGGCTAGGGGCATTCATGATCAATTAAACAATACCATCAAACAGGGATTTGCTGATAAGTCCCTGTTGAAACTTTTTGAAGTTGTTCCTGATGTACCTTCAGCAATAGAATCTTTGAAAAAACAGATGAAATTCTAGAAAATAAATATTCCTGTTACCATAAAATTCTGTAACAGGGATTTCACATATTATACAATATTTTCTAATGAAAATTGGCAAGATACCGTTTTAAATGCCAGTATGCTCGAGTCATATCCATACCCACGCCAAACAAATCCTTAATCTGAAATGGACAGGTTAACAGACTTCCGGCAATCCTGGAAAAATTCAACTTGCCATCCTGTGTCAAGACTGAAGAAACAAGAGGTGGAAGATTCCGACTTGCCGTATCACATACAACACGTAAAACAGCAAACGGAATATGTTTCTCCTGAGCAAACTGCGCAACCAAACCACTTTCCATATCAACTGCCAAACAGGCCGAATCTTTAAAAAGCCTTTCTTTTTTTTGGGCAGAGGTTACAATTTCATTGCTATGCAATAAACTTCCGAGCTTGACTTCTGATTTTTCCGCCCCCAACCAGGTCCTTAATTCGGCATCCGCATGATATTCCCTATTCTCGGCAACTACACTATGCGACAATAATATTGTACCTGCCTTAATAACGGGATCCAAACCGGCAGCAAATCCAAAAGATACGATTGAATCAATTTTTTCCACCGACAATCGCTCAAGGGCCTTTTTTGCACCCAGATAGTTCGCCCCGCTCGTTTCAACAGCAGCAGGAGCTAAAGTTGAGG is a window encoding:
- a CDS encoding phosphorylase family protein, whose amino-acid sequence is MIYNRLGILVGMDFEARLASTLAPAAVETSGANYLGAKKALERLSVEKIDSIVSFGFAAGLDPVIKAGTILLSHSVVAENREYHADAELRTWLGAEKSEVKLGSLLHSNEIVTSAQKKERLFKDSACLAVDMESGLVAQFAQEKHIPFAVLRVVCDTASRNLPPLVSSVLTQDGKLNFSRIAGSLLTCPFQIKDLFGVGMDMTRAYWHLKRYLANFH
- a CDS encoding LOG family protein produces the protein MTHYNYSITVFCGSKCGNKSIYIQAAKELASHFVHNQLRLVFGGGSVGLMGIISNTMIDLGGSVKGIIPQFLIKKEGQHSRVNDLTVTEDMHSRKKILYDEGDAYLIMPGSIGTFDEFFEILTWRYLKLHNKPIIIVNVDNWARGIHDQLNNTIKQGFADKSLLKLFEVVPDVPSAIESLKKQMKF
- a CDS encoding MFS transporter, coding for MILSYLKPKPITLKILAAAIFNLVCFINIGMPLATIPVFVHRQLGYNSIIAGIAVSAAYLATFISRPGAGQWLDTKGAKSAVIIGLGISACGGLLTILALLFIHQPLMALIIILLGRFCMGISESWASTGVNVWNIGRVGIENATHVISWNGVTTYGGMAIGAPLGVYLASQPIGFIGGLSGFSILTVILASASMLLASTYPAIIPVPTARRLPFTKVFKRISTYGCCLGLSTIGFGSIQTFIALYFISNHWTGSAIALTIFGVSFVMIRFIFKNSLLKYGGYIVSIISLITETVGLLLLATQTSIIGAYIGAALTGCGFSLIYPALGVIAISKVSSENKGAALASFSLFLDMALFISGPLLGLIQSHLGYDYLYLSASFFAFCSVLLTYGLYYQNKKSSI